In Solanum stenotomum isolate F172 chromosome 6, ASM1918654v1, whole genome shotgun sequence, one DNA window encodes the following:
- the LOC125866758 gene encoding uncharacterized protein LOC125866758, producing the protein MKEISVSSSSIIISKYIFFIVLITIPILLFLSHRNSSSSSFISTTTTSNSDSDLKIRPGYSTYDSYIKKQLNKTLNPKLRKIWTTRDWDRKIQVFSKFFGELRNGNLLSDSSKVLCIGARMGQEVEALKRVGVSDSVGMDLVPYPPLVVKGDFHNQPFDDEIFDLEFSNVFDHALFPEKFVSEIERTLKTGGVCVLHVSLSKRADKYSANDLYSVEPLKKLFKRSELVHTRTVDGFGLDTEVVFRKNR; encoded by the coding sequence ATGAAAGAAATTAGTGTTTCATCATCATCGATAATAATATCgaaatacatatttttcatcgtcCTCATAACAATACCAATCCTCCTTTTTCTCTCTCATCGGAActcatcttcttcctctttcATCTCCACCACAACAACATCAAATTCCGATTCCGATCTCAAAATCCGTCCCGGATATTCCACCTACGATTCCTACATTAAGAAACAACTAAACAAAACACTCAATCCAAAACTCAGAAAAATCTGGACGACTCGTGATTGGGATAgaaaaattcaagttttctCAAAATTCTTCGGAGAACTTAGAAATGGAAATTTACTCTCAGATTCATCAAAGGTACTCTGTATTGGTGCTCGTATGGGTCAGGAGGTGGAAGCACTGAAACGAGTCGGAGTTTCGGATTCCGTCGGAATGGACCTTGTACCGTATCCGCCATTGGTGGTTAAAGGAGATTTTCATAATCAGCCGTTCGACGATGAGATTTTTGATCTGGAATTCTCCAATGTGTTCGATCACGCGCTTTTCCCGGAGAAATTTGTATCGGAGATCGAACGGACACTGAAGACCGGCGGGGTTTGTGTGTTACACGTGTCGTTATCTAAACGAGCGGATAAGTATTCGGCGAATGATTTGTATAGTGTTGAACCGTTGAAGAAACTGTTTAAGCGGTCTGAGTTGGTTCATACTCGAACCGTTGATGGGTTCGGGTTGGATACGGAAGTTGTTTTCAGAAAAAACCGATGA
- the LOC125868757 gene encoding uncharacterized protein LOC125868757 yields the protein MASYVVAKLVEVDASSFYVVGSYIAAIVLSRWLTKPHAEQCKSSVDNGTPLDASSKLVGRVGRKRVEVDINQVKETQLCRRTNIRSLAFAMNMAKSTVFRWIKDGTIQTHTNSIKPQLTEQNKKVRLEFCFSMLDQSTIQTNPKFVNMFNYVHIDEKWFFLSKKSERYYLLPEEHEPDPYRSCKSKNFIPKVMFMAAVARPRFDENGIELFSGKIGIFSFVVKEPAKQNSKNRTAGTLETKLILSVTKDITRACLIEKVLPAIRSKWSASDSNIPIFIQQDNARPHIGVNDLEFVEAAQKDGFDIKLCFQPPNSPDLNALDLGFFRAIQSLQYQKAPSNVDELVEAVERSFDEMKVEQLNHVFLTLQSCMIEVMKDNGGNNYKVPHLNKNRLEREDNLPLQLCCDIGIVNHVSTLLQQ from the exons ATGGCTTCTTATGTAGTTGCTAA ATTGGTAGAAGTTGATGCAAGCAGTTTCTATGTTGTTGGCAGCTATATCGCTGCAATTGTGTTGTCACGGTGGTTGACAAAACCACATGCAGAG CAATGTAAATCATCTGTTGATAATGGTACACCATTGGATGCGTCTTCGAAACTTGTAGGCAGAGTTGGAAGAAAACGGGTGGAAGTTGACATTAATCAAGTTAAAGAAACTCAGCTTTGTCGTCGAACAAATATTCGATCTCTGGCTTTTGCGATGAACATGGCAAAATCAACTGTCTTTCGGTGGATAAAAGATGGCACTATTCAGACACATACCAATTCCATTAAACCTCAACTAACCGAACAAAATAAGAAGGTACGACTTGAATTTTGCTTTTCAATGCTTGATCAGAGCACAATTCAGACAAATCCGAAATTTGTGAATATGTTTAATTATGTTCACATTGACGAGAAATggttttttttatctaaaaagAGTGAAAGGTACTACCTACTTCCTGAAGAACATGAGCCTGATCCATATCGCTCTTGCAAAAGTAAAAACTTTATTCCAAAAGTTATGTTTATGGCTGCTGTTGCTCGTCCTCGATTTGATGAAAATGGAATTGAGCTATTTTCTGGAAAAATAGGTATTTTTTCATTTGTAGTTAAGGAACCAGCTAAGCAGAATAGCAAAAATCGAACAGCAGGAACTCTTGAAACAAAACTCATTCTATCAGTAACTAAAGATATCACTAGGGCTTGTTTGATTGAGAAAGTTCTTCCTGCCATTAGATCAAAATGGTCAGCTTCGGATTCAAACATTCCTATCTTTATACAACAAGATAATGCAAGACCACATATTGGTGTCAATGATTTGGAATTTGTTGAAGCTGCCCAAAAAGATGGATTCGACATTAAACTATGTTTTCAACCACCTAACAGCCCTGATTTAAATGCGTTGGACCTTGGATTTTTTAGAGCAATCCAATCTCTTCAATATCAAAAGGCTCCTTCAAATGTTGATGAATTAGTGGAAGCGGTGGAAAGATCTTTTGATGAAATGAAGGTTGAACAACTCAACCATGTATTTCTTACTTTACAATCTTGTATGATTGAGGTGATGAAAGATAATGGAGGCAACAACTACAAAGTGCCTCATTTGAACAAAAACAGATTAGAAAGAGAAGACAATCTTCCACTTCAACTTTGTTGTGATATTGGTATTGTCAATCATGTTTCAACTCTACTTCAACAATGA
- the LOC125866739 gene encoding ALBINO3-like protein 1, chloroplastic produces MATLFPSLGPNSILSPFVDRTKTLNPVFHRTHFGNLPLNKPFSRGMLGVARFGLGQDPFPDPETAELLFKDLFTRAEGFLYTVADAAVSGSADTVVDTTESVKQNSDWLSGITNGMETVLKVLKDGLSTLHVPYSYGFAIILLTILVKAATFPLTKKQVESSLAMRSMAPQIKAIQERYAGDQERIQLETARLYKLAGVNPLAGCLPTLATIPIWIGLYRALSNVANEGLLTEGFFWIPSLAGPTTVAARQTGSGTSWLFPFVDGHPPLGWSDTFAYLVLPVLLVVSQYISIQIMQPSQQSDDPNVKNSQAITKFLPLMLGYFSLSVPSGLSLYWLTNNILSTSQQVWLQKFGGAKVPTLKDDTPRKEQPQIQKLVSEATIARKKDGNPTSDKSRKGERFKQLKEQEARKRQQREEEKRRAEVAANYRKEDKSVELENGNEIDSINVDSTSPSRNTSTSENYRVVNGDSISSEVERSQTGKISDDHSHVEDQHVSDRIKKGETVTSTRATDNKLPLEDAQEDRSE; encoded by the exons ATGGCAACTTTGTTCCCTTCTCTTGGACCCAATTCAATATTATCTCCATTTGTAGACCgaaccaaaaccctaaacccagtTTTCCATCGAACCCACTTTGGAAATCTTCCACTTAACAAACCCTTTTCAAGGGGTATGCTTGGAGTAGCTCGATTCGGGTTGGGGCAGGATCCATTTCCTGACCCGGAAACTGCAGAGTTGCTTTTCAAGGATTTGTTTACTCGGGCTGAAGGGTTTTTGTATACAGTTGCTGATGCTGCTGTTTCAGGTTCTGCTGATACTGTTGTTGACACTACTGAAAGTGTTAAACAAAATAGTGATTGGCTTTCTGGTATTACTAATGGAATGGAGACTGTTTTGAAG GTTCTGAAGGATGGGCTCTCAACTTTACATGTGCCATATTCTTATGGTTTCGCAATCATTCTACTAACAATACTAGTAAAAGCTGCAACTTTTCCTCTAACCAAAAAACAG GTAGAATCATCACTGGCAATGCGATCTATGGCACCACAAATAAAGGCTATTCAGGAGCGATATGCTGGAGACCAG GAGAGGATTCAACTTGAAACTGCTCGACTTTATAAACTAGCTGGCGTGAATCCACTGGCAG GATGTCTGCCGACTCTTGCCACTATACCTATATGGATTGGTCTTTACAGAGCCCTCTCAAATGTGGCAAATGAG GGACTTCTGACAGAAGGCTTCTTCTGGATACCCTCGCTAGCTGGTCCAACAACAGTTGCTGCCCGACAAACTGGAAGTGGCACCTCTTGGCTTTTCCCTTTCGTA GATGGTCATCCTCCGCTTGGTTGGTCAGATACTTTTGCATATCTTGTCTTGCCTGTATTGTTGGTTGTCTCCCAGTACATCTCTATTCAAATCATGCAACCATCTCAACAG AGTGATGATCCAAATGTGAAGAACTCTCAAGCAATAACTAAGTTTCTCCCTCTAATGCTTGGTTACTTTTCACTGTCAGTTCCTTCTGGTCTGAGCCTATATTG GTTAACAAATAACATACTTAGCACCAGCCAACAAGTATGGCTTCAGAAGTTTGGAGGTGCAAAAGTTCCAACCTTGAAAGATGATACACCTAGGAAAGAGCAACCTCAAATTCAGAAATTAGTCTCTGAAGCAACAATAGctagaaagaaagatggaaatCCTACTTCAGATAAGTCCCGCAAGGGTGAAAG gtTTAAACAGTTAAAGGAACAAGAAGCAAGAAAACGACAACAGAGGGAGGAGGAGAAGAGGAGAGCAGAGGTAGCAGCTAATTATAGAAAAGAAGACAAGTCAGTTGAGTTAGAAAATGGGAATGAAATTGACTCTATTAATGTTGATTCTACATCTCCGAGTCGCAACACTTCCACTTCTGAAAATTATCGTGTTGTAAATGGTGATAGTATTTCTTCGGAAGTTGAAAGAAGTCAGACTGGTAAAATTTCAGATGATCACAGCCATGTAGAGGATCAGCATGTTTCTGACAGAATAAAGAAG GGCGAGACTGTTACTTCTACCAGAGCTACAGATAACAAACTTCCACTTGAAGATGCACAAGAAGACAGAAGCGAGTAA